From a region of the Sulfoacidibacillus ferrooxidans genome:
- a CDS encoding purine-cytosine permease family protein, which produces MIKRTSANQPWHIERNGINGVPDTEKTGCPMDLFWIWFAANIGILNVLYGGIIVSYQLSFLQSLLAAGIGSLSFVIVGILSIAGRDGSAPMLTLSRAVFGDRGNVLPTIVSWINLLGWESVSVIIGTLSLEALLQAVVGGKTSIFISVVSLVIFSGLVIAFGFLGQATLVLIQKIFSWVFGLLTFGVIVLLFKGVDWNELWIAPSGHWISGFLPAVSIIIAGTGISWGNVAADYSRYLPRTVKKSTIVQMVTSGSFIPVFILMMVGVVLTYRSPGFTTAENPIAAIENFLPKWMMIPYLIAAVGGMLAQANLGLYSSGLNLLTMGVRTARHKTIIIDAIVMISITMYVLFIHQDFLGSFESFMSLGGVGLASWEAVFLVDQWILRKKFEYPSYDFEHGDKGKIQWYQSFNGWALMCWFFGITVGLLFTNSPLFNGLLSKGIFKGSNMGVLFAFLMSGVLYSVILVTLRTHASLDHAKSTHL; this is translated from the coding sequence ATGATAAAAAGAACAAGTGCCAATCAGCCATGGCACATAGAACGAAACGGGATCAATGGGGTTCCAGATACTGAGAAGACAGGATGTCCTATGGATTTGTTCTGGATTTGGTTTGCGGCTAATATCGGCATTTTGAATGTTTTGTACGGGGGTATTATCGTAAGCTATCAGTTAAGTTTTTTACAATCATTATTGGCTGCTGGAATTGGTTCTCTGTCTTTTGTTATCGTTGGGATATTGAGCATCGCTGGACGGGATGGAAGTGCGCCCATGCTAACCTTATCACGAGCCGTATTTGGCGATCGTGGAAATGTTCTACCTACCATCGTGAGTTGGATAAACCTCCTCGGCTGGGAATCTGTTTCTGTTATTATTGGAACCTTATCGCTAGAGGCATTACTTCAAGCAGTTGTAGGTGGTAAGACCTCGATTTTCATTTCTGTTGTGAGTTTGGTTATCTTTAGTGGGTTAGTGATTGCATTTGGGTTTTTAGGACAAGCAACGCTTGTCCTAATCCAGAAAATATTCAGTTGGGTATTTGGCTTACTTACTTTTGGTGTAATTGTATTGTTATTTAAAGGTGTTGATTGGAATGAATTATGGATAGCTCCGAGCGGACATTGGATCAGTGGTTTTCTTCCTGCTGTTTCGATTATCATTGCTGGAACCGGAATCAGTTGGGGTAATGTTGCTGCTGACTATAGTCGATATCTACCACGCACGGTTAAGAAGAGTACCATTGTCCAGATGGTAACCTCAGGTAGTTTCATTCCTGTCTTTATTTTGATGATGGTGGGGGTAGTTCTGACATATCGTAGCCCTGGTTTTACGACCGCTGAAAATCCGATAGCAGCCATAGAGAATTTCTTGCCCAAATGGATGATGATTCCTTATCTTATCGCGGCAGTAGGAGGAATGCTTGCACAGGCGAATTTGGGACTTTATTCTTCTGGATTGAATCTTTTGACGATGGGTGTACGTACAGCACGACACAAAACGATCATTATTGATGCCATCGTTATGATCTCGATAACAATGTACGTATTATTTATTCATCAAGATTTCCTGGGTTCGTTTGAGTCTTTTATGAGCCTTGGTGGTGTTGGTCTTGCCTCATGGGAAGCGGTATTTCTTGTGGATCAGTGGATTCTTCGTAAGAAATTTGAATACCCATCATACGACTTTGAGCATGGGGATAAAGGAAAGATTCAATGGTATCAAAGTTTCAATGGATGGGCTTTGATGTGTTGGTTTTTTGGCATAACCGTGGGTCTGCTTTTTACTAATTCACCACTCTTTAATGGACTGTTATCTAAGGGAATTTTTAAAGGAAGTAATATGGGGGTTTTGTTTGCATTTTTAATGAGCGGAGTCCTTTATAGTGTCATACTCGTTACACTCAGAACCCACGCATCCTTAGATCATGCAAAGTCTACGCATCTTTAG
- a CDS encoding MarC family protein, with product MSYTEIHVIFPLMGLLLAVIAVQMMAEGILGRFPGRIHMLVQV from the coding sequence ATTAGTTACACGGAAATTCATGTGATTTTCCCTTTGATGGGACTACTACTAGCTGTGATTGCCGTACAAATGATGGCTGAAGGCATATTAGGACGATTCCCAGGACGAATCCATATGCTAGTACAAGTATGA
- a CDS encoding MarC family protein, with product MDPCVIVFLPLRLMWLFFSGVTSDRPYPIFLRLMERHHAIEQLTTACKTVTIAFLIFVMFLLLGHTILHVFGISVAAFCVARGILIYGIAHRLLHPTPTTVPILQVVAGEASIEKEPLSTP from the coding sequence ATGGATCCCTGCGTCATCGTATTTCTACCATTACGGCTTATGTGGCTTTTCTTTTCAGGCGTCACTTCGGATCGCCCCTACCCTATTTTCTTAAGACTCATGGAACGACATCATGCAATAGAACAACTTACAACAGCATGCAAAACAGTTACCATCGCCTTTTTGATTTTTGTGATGTTTCTACTACTTGGTCATACAATTTTACATGTATTTGGAATTTCAGTAGCTGCTTTTTGCGTAGCAAGAGGAATCTTGATTTATGGTATTGCTCATCGCCTACTGCATCCCACTCCAACCACTGTTCCTATCCTTCAAGTTGTAGCAGGAGAAGCAAGTATAGAAAAGGAACCTCTTTCAACTCCATGA